The Poecilia reticulata strain Guanapo linkage group LG1, Guppy_female_1.0+MT, whole genome shotgun sequence DNA window TGAGTTCAAACTAAAATAAGTCTCATGACAGATGTGCTAGGATGTTTTTCTCCAACATGTCTGCCacaatcacttcctgttcagaagATGGCGGAATCTGAACCGGGTTGTTCtgaacagcagccaatcagtggaGGGCGAGGCTAAGGGGCGGGGCTAGTCCCTCACCTTGCGAGGGATTTCTTTGTGTTCAGTTCTGGTGCCGGTTTGTTTTAGGTGAATAAAGTTCGTTCcacagcagaaccgggtcagttTCATTTCTGGGCTGTAGGGGGCGGAGCCTGACTCCCTGGACCAGAACCCGACCCTGAGTGACCTCAgcccctcccccacttgtttaaaaaaaaaactggaaatgagcagaaatattttcaaccagtagaaatttatttacaaaaatcaacACAGACTATTTACAAACATGTTGGACCGGACCAGAACccctgtctggttctggtccgacTGGTCAGGGGGAGGAGCTTACACAGGAAGCCGGGTCTCAGCAGAattctgttgccatggagaccagGGATGAGCCTACTGCTACGTCCTCATTACCAAGTGTTGTCATGGGAACAGCTCAGCGGGAATCTCCACGGTCCAGAGGTCACGACCTCCTGGGGCCTTCAGGGGCCCCTTCAGCCAGCGGGGATTGGACAACCGGGTCAGGTGCTTCTGCTCTAGACCAATCAGAACGGCCGACCGCTGCAACTCTGCTAGCTCCGCCTCCGGCAGGGAGGCGGGGCACTGCCAGGTCCCGCCCACATCCACCAGGCCTGGCAGGAACAGACAGACGCGTTCATCACCGGGCTTTACACGCCGCCTCGAACGCACCACCACTCAGGGTCCCCAGGACTGCTGATGCGTTCAGGGCGGCGTGGAAAGCCCAGCAGTCACAGGTCACCACGTGCTGACTGGTGGTGCATTCAGGGTCACCTTCCTGCAGTGACGTCAGGAACCCGTCACTCTAATCCAGCCAGTCTGTTCAGCAACAggtaattaaaatgtaatctcCTCTGTGCGTCTCGCCACCGTTtattcagcagcagctgaaccGTGGAGGAAACGCACATCCTGGAAGAACAGGAACTACTTTGGGTTTCTGTCAGCAAGTCTGGTTATTAAAGGGAACTTTGGGCTTGTTTGTTCCAAGTTGCTGGTAAATTTAATGAGCTGTTTGGTTTCCTGGGCTTGTTTTTGAATGTGAAACTGCTCATTTCTGCTGAAACTGCTGATTTCTGGAGCTTCGCGCTCCAGAAATCTTTAACATCGAGACGAACATGAACAGATCAATAAACATGGAAACGGCCCCGAATGAACGAGTTCGTAAAGTTGCTCCGCTGAACGTCATTATTAATGTTAAGATAAGCGTCACTAATGTGTGCAGCCATCTGATTGGTGGAGTTGCAGGGCCGTAACACAGGGGGGGCTGGAAGGGGGCTCTAAAATCCTATCTAGAGTTTTACAGACGgtggaacaaagaaaaacacgctaaaattattaaaagctttttttggaCTGTTGTAATCATTAAACAATCTATTCTTCAGTTCAACCTCATAAGCGGAGACACATTGttgtttatcaaataaatgataATTATATAAGTGttggtaaaatgtaatttttacattGATTGGTTGTCAGCTGAtgctgaaagtaactaaaaaagaaaatatatttaaaataagctagttttaaaattgaacatgacttgattgaagtagcctaattatagttttaaagtgtataacttattctggcttattgacctttattttacctgtagttcaAGCAGATTGTTTGGAAAGATCTGTGATCAGAgggaagttccagcttttcaacCTGATCAGTTAAAGCCATGAAGCAGCAGGAGGTCAGAGTCTCTCCTTAGACAATGGGGACAACTGGCTTTAGAGAGGATCAGAGACgggtcctggttggatgagccttatttcaataaattaaaagaagataaaactttccacacacagtaacacatcAGATTTTGCGATTTCTCTAAGgacgtctttgctttttgtctgtCGTTTCCATCTTTGGTCTTTTTCCCTCTCAGGTAAATTCACGTGTTTGTGATCTGAGgtttctgatgtgtttttctggaataaatgctgattattgctGTCGTCTCTGTGATCTCAGTCTTTGCaaacagcattttctgaatccggGCATAGAGAGGATATAACGAGTCCAACGGTTTTTAAACTTCTAGAACTTTTCCTCTCTTAATCCTCTCCAAACCAAGTAATCAGTAATTAAAGTTTGAAAGTCACTGCCTACCTGCCACCACGCCGCGGCCGAACCGTTCCCCGgactccagcagctcctggacCCGGGCGGCGCTCAGCCCCCAGGCTCCGCCCAGCGCCGCCCTCCACTCCTCCCCCTCCCAGTCGCGCCAGGCGATGTGGACCGCCAGGGTGCGGTTCTCCAGCGgcgccagcagggggcgccagcGGCTCTCCACGGTCTTCACCCCGTCCAGAACCAAACCGGCGTACGGCTGCCGGAACGACAGGCACCACATCTGGACCGCCATGCTGCAGAGGAGCATCATGGGAGATTTCAGTTCTCACAGGTCAGAAGTTCATCCCACCTCCTTAGCCGTCCCTCCAAACctcataaaacagaataaactttaacttcatttggaaaaacaaaccattACATCAGAAAAAGAGATTTGTTAAAGGATTATGAGGAAGGTGGTATTAAGGCGTCCATTTTGAAATTATGAATGGGACTTTAAAAATGAGATGGCTTTTAAAAAACGCTGATCTTATTTGGTTTGTGGTTCCATCGTTCGTATTTCAGGAAGTTGGAGGTATTGAGTTGTTattgaaatgtgattttgaatTATCTAAACTCCCCCTNNNNNNNNNNNNNNNNNNNNNNNNNNNNNNNNNNNNNNNNNNNNNNNNNNNNNNNNNNNNNNNNNNNNNNNNNNNNNNNNNNNNNNNNNNNNNNNNNNNNNNNNNNNNNNNNNNNNNNNNNNNNNNNNNNNNNNNNNNNNNNNNNNNNNNNNNNNNNNNNNNNNNNNNNNNNNNNNNNNNNNNNNNNNNNNNNNNNNNNNNNNNNNNNNNNNNNNNNNNNNNNNNNNNNNNNNNNNNNNNNNNNNNNNNNNNNNNNNNNNNNNNNNNNNNNNNNNNNNNNNNNNNNNNNNNNNNNNNNNNNNNNNNNNNNNNNNNNNNNNNNNNNNNNNNNNNNNNNNNNNNNNNNNNNNNNNNNNNNNNNNNNNNNNNNNNNNNNNNNNNNNNNNNNNNNNNNNNNNNNNNNNNNNNNNNNNNNNNNNNNNNNNNNNNNNNNNNNNNNNNNNNNNNNNNNNNNNNNNNNNNNNNNNNNNNNNNNNNNNNNNNNNNNNNNNNNNNNNNNNNNNNNNNNNNNNNNNNNNNNNNNNNNNNNNNNNNNNNNNNNNNNNNNNNNNNNNNNNNNNNNNNNNNNNNNNNNNNNNNNNNNNNNNNNNNNNNNNNNNNNNNNNNNNNNNNNNNNNNNNNNNNNNNNNNNNNNNNNNNNNNNNNNNNNNNNNNNNNNNNNNNNNNNNNNNNNNNNNNNNNNNNNNNNNNNNNNNNNNNNNNNNNNNNNNNNNNNNNNNNNNNNNNNNNNNNNNNNNNNNNNNNNNNNNNNNNNNNNNNNNNNNNNNNNNNNNNNNNNNNNNNNNNNNNNNNNNNNNNNNNNNNNNNNNNNNNNNNNNNNNNNNNNNNNNNNNNNNNNNNNNNNNNNNNNNNNNNNNNNNNNNNNNNNNNNNNNNNNNNNNNNNNNNNNNNNNNNNNNNNNNNNNNNNNNNNNNNNNNNNNNNNNNNNNNNNNNNNNNNNNNNNNNNNNNNNNNNNNNNNNNNNNNNNNNNNNNNNNNNNNNNNNNNNNNNNNNNNNNNNNNNNNNNNNNNNNNNNNNNNNNNNNNNNNNNNNNNNNNNNNNNNNNNNNNNNNNNNNNNNNNNNNNNNNNNNNNNNNNNNNNNNNNNNNNNNNNNNNNNNNNNNNNNNNNNNNNNNNNNNNNNNNNNNNNNNNNNNNNNNNNNNNNNNNNNNNNNattaaagataaaaatctggaattttTAGTCAATGTTCTGATTATTGCAACAAAATATTATATCCATAAATGTCGTTATGCAAAATGCTCCCTCTCaatcaatgctgttaaaaatGAACTCTCCTTTTTTAGGAGTTGTCTAAAAAAGatgcataatttaaattaatgaaagaTTTTAGTTTGTAGCCCTAAcgtggttttttgtttgttcctttttaatCAATGTCTGAAGCCATAAATGTGGATAAAATCTGATATCCATACATCGATATGCTAATCGCTGCTTTCAAACAAATCTGATCAGAAACGATCAGTTTCCAAAAActaattattcattttactgcttatttgttttctgttgttgaccatttgatgttttctttatgtattcaataaatacttaaaaaacgTTCACTGCAGCAGAATGACGTCACAATGTCTCCTGGTTACGTCATACTGATAAATTTATATTGATAGTTGATCAGTTTTCTCTCCGGTCCGAAGTCTCGACTTTTAACTCCAGGTTCGGATTTTTCTCTacagcccggttctggttctggttctggtcgctTCCAGTCTCTCTGCAAGAGGAGTTGATGCTCAGCAGAACCATCTGCCGGTTGAGGATCCAGAACACCCGAAATGGACCCGATTATAACCCACCTGATGGTTCCGAACCCGACCGGAAGTCCTCGCCTGACCGTCAGCCTGCAAGAAACCAGGTGATTCGTTTTTGATCGAAGTCGCTCAGTCCAAGCGCATGCGCAGAGAAGCACCGCAAACCGACGCCGAACCTTCAGAATCGATCCGCAGTTCGGAACCGGCGGTTCCTTCTCCGTCCTGCTGTTTTCTTCTGACCGTCCCGGATCTGCGGGGCGGTGTCGCCCTCTGCAGGCCGAAAACGGTAAGGATCGTGTCAGCTCTGCTCCCGACCAGAACTTAGTACACCTCGCGAGAAgaacctcgctgcagcaaacaggaaggggcgggacggaACACTGTCAGTCTCAGACCTtgtttggaaatgggaccactgcactccggaagtgaagggggcgctatttcctatattatccgcggtctcccgtttttattttcttttgaaatctgtgatatattttcatctttaggaagaagtttctctctcagcaggtctttgaacttctctcttttatttacttcagcaaagctcagtttttaacaTTCTGCTGCTTTCGGtttacttctaaatctgctctttagttgagtcttttcgggcctgctactgcctctagtggcgggGAGGTGGTAGCACTAACATAACCActggttttttatttattttataaatacattaaagagtaAATGTATCACAGTTGCTGTTATGTTACTGTTAAAATTATTCCgaatttccactttttaaaactgatttggTTGTGTCTGAAATTAGTGAATAAAAGGGGCGCGTGCGTCGGCGTGCAGCGGCGCAACCGGACAGGAAGACGCACAACGTCAGATCCGGGAGCGGCAGCCTGGACTGGGTTGAACgtttgaaacaagaaaaaaccaaagaaaagacataaaacagcaaagttCGCAGCTGCGCAGCAGATCGTGCGTTTAGAAActggatctttttttatttttatcaaactttatttaaacaagttacaaacaagaaatgcaaaaacaacagtGCAGCTGTAGAGGCAGATTTCAGAGTGgaaatacagagaaaaataataacataattatGATAATAATAGTAATGAAACAACAGCTGAAATAGCAACAAGGGGATTTATATGTTAGCATTGCTATAGATTGATGGATTAATAATTCAGTCAGGTTTTCATATGATCCAATACATTTCAGAGATTTGAAATATAACGAATACAgattagaaaaattaaaaacgaGATGATCTCAGCATTCtttgtttatgaataaaacattttgccaaACTAAATATTAGGTTACAACATatttccattgttttgttttcaataataCTCCAATAGTTTCCATATCTCTAGAAATAGATTCAGGAAGTGACATTTTTTATATGATCCACTTTTCTAAgcaataaagtattttggtgTGACTGCAGTGATAGAAGAGACATAAAACATAAACCATAAAACATAAACCATAAAACATAAACCATAAACCATAAACCATAAACCATAAACCATAAAACATAAACCATAAACCATAAAACAGTTAAAGTTAAACTTAACAGTTTAGTTAAACCATTAGGGACAGCAGTGCTGCAGGTTGAATAAATGAATCTTGATAAACTTTCCATTTTTGATAATTTGTTTGGATTTATATTCTTTAATCTTGTTTTCAATAGTTTCGGCTGATTCTTGGTTTTTGGTTATTTCAGTTCCTgtatttaatttcagatttaacTGGGTGTTTCTTTAGGGACGTGTCATGAATATATAAACTCACATTTCTTTAGTTCAGCTTTAGACCTGAAGCCTCTGAGAAAAGTTTAATTGGATCATTTACAGTCAAACCTGCTTGTGACATTTTAAGAAAACGGTGGCGTCGTCTGCTAACTGGCTAACGATTCATTCTGTATCGAAATCACCTCATTTCTCAATGTCTgcaacatttctaacatttctGCCCCTAAATGAAAGATGTGAATTCCAACATTATGTTGAATCTAGCTGTGGTGCCCTGAGGCAGTATTACTATTACAACTATTAATGTTTTGATATAGGTCTTTAATTAAGATAATAAAGTTTGATCCAATCAGAATCGATGTTCCACCGAGTCAAAGGCTTTAGAAAGAATCAAATCTTGTCTCTACATTCAGTGTTGTGGGCTGATCTTCCTGTGATGTTCAGATTCCTGTTGAGACTCATGGTAAATATGTATGTTAGTCATTTATAATCTGAGTTTCTGAGTGATAGTTTTTCTATTCTCAGTAAATAGAATAAGAATTATGTCTTATTACATATAATAATTCCTTGTTTCATTGCAGTAGCtataatgtgatttttaaacatttctgtaaaagcgtaatatttt harbors:
- the LOC103471658 gene encoding protein CXorf40A, which encodes MAVQMWCLSFRQPYAGLVLDGVKTVESRWRPLLAPLENRTLAVHIAWRDWEGEEWRAALGGAWGLSAARVQELLESGERFGRGVVAGLVDVGGTWQCPASLPEAELAELQRSAVLIGLEQKHLTRLSNPRWLKGPLKAPGGRDLWTVEIPAELFP